Within Gemmatimonadaceae bacterium, the genomic segment TGATCCCGCACCTCAGGCGGCAGTGGCGCCGCCACCGGCGTGCCGCGCTCTATCCGCCGGGCGAAGGCGCGCATCAACGGCCAGCCAATGACGATCGCGGCGATCATGATGAAGAAGGCGATGGAGATCGACTCTACCTGCGGCGGTATGACGTTGTCGGGGTAGGAAGTAGCAATGGTACCCGGGATGCCGGGCGTTGGCGGCGCGGGGATGACCACGACCCCGTTCTGAGCGCGCGCGTTTGCGGCTTCTTTGGCCGCTTGTTCGGCAGCGATCTGCGCATCGCGAACGGTCTCCCGAATCTCCTGTCTCAGCTGGTCCCGCGATATGCCAGGATCCTGAAGCAGCATAGATTTGGACATGGCAACATCCCCGACATTGAGTGAGAAACTGCGGGCAGATCCCGCCGCGTCAATTTACGAGGGGCAACATCCGCGGGCCAGCGTACTTGGGAGGGTGATCGTCCACGCAGCTACCGGCCTCGTGCTCGGCGCCGCGTGCTGGGACATCATCGCGCGTCTCGGCGCTCCGAACATTTTCGGCATCGGCACTTTTTCCGGACTGATACCTTCCGCGATTGCAGGAGCCGCACTTGGATTGACGCGCTGGCGGCGTGCGCTGCTATGGCTTTCGGCCGGGCTCGTTGCAATCCTCGTCATCGTCGCATACACGGGACTGATCGGACCCTCGCGCCGTCTCATCCGCGCCGATCCGGTTCCGCGCACAGCGGACGCAGTCGTGGTGCTCTCGGCCGGCGTGACCGGTGACGGCTTTGTACCACAGCAGGGCACCGACCGACTCCGTAAGGCGCTGGAGCTGGTGAGATCGGGGGTTGCCACGAATCTGGTGGTGACGCGCGAGGTCACGCGAATCGACGGTAAAGTCGTGACTTCTTCGGCCGATCAGGGCCGGCTGATCGCGATGGCTGGAGTGACCGAAGTGTACTCTGCGGGACTGGCCAGGAGCACACGCGACGAGGCGCTCGGTGTAGCGGCGCTCGCGCGTGCGCGCGGCTGGCGCCGCATGGTGGTCGTGACGTCGCCATATCATTCGCGCCGGGCCTGCGCCACGTTCGAGAAAGTCGGACTGATCGTGGCTTGCGTGCCCGCCGACTCGCGCGACATTGCCATTCGCACGTTGTCGTCGCCGGAGGACCGCGTGGATGCGTTCGCGATGTGGATCTACGAACTGGCCGGAACGCTGCGATACCGGCTGTCGGGCTGGATGTGACCGGGCCGAAACCGCGCCGATCGGACGGACGTAGTGTGAATCTCGACGGGAGCTCCCGATGAATTCAGTTACGACACTCGCACAATCGCTAGGTGTCGCGTTCGCCGCCGGAATCAATCTTCCGGCAACGGTCGCCGTGCTCGGTATCGCCGATCGCGCGGGATGGATCGATCCGCTGCCCGGCGCGCTCCATGCTGTGAGCAGCGTCTGGGTAATCGGTATCGCGTCGGTACTCTACATGATGGAGTTCGTGGTCACTCTGGTGCCGGGAGTGACGAGCATCTGGGAGACCGTGCAGAGCCTGATTCGGCCACCCGCCGCCGCGCTGCTGGCCGTCGCAACGACGTACAACCTGAGTCCGCCTCTCGTGGTCGCGGCCGGACTTCTTGGTGGCGGACTGGCGCTCACCACGCACGGCACGAAGCTCGGGCTGCGATACGCGGTGGACACATCTCCGGAGCCGGTCACCAACGGCCTCGCGAACGTAGCCGAGCTCGCGACGATATCGTCTATCGCGCTGTTCGTCTGGAGCCATCCCTTCGTGACGCTCTCAGTCGCGATCCTCGTCCTCATTCTGCTCATCCTCGTCGTACGCAGGATCATGAAGACGCTGCGCTCCCTGTTCCGCGGCGACTGGAAGCGGGGAATCCCGGCATAGTGCGCCGCGTCCTTCGAGGGCGCACATTTATGGCTCGCTGAGGGCGGGCCTGCCCTCGTGAATACTATGAGGGCATTCCTGACGTGTTGACGCTCGCACTGCTCGTTGCGGCCGGTACCGGCCTCATGCACGACTCCGCCTCCCTGCGCGACTCCATTCAATCGCGTGTCGCGGCGTCTCTGGGCGCCACGGTGGCGGTGTCCTATCTCGACCTGGAGACCGGCGAATCGCTCGCGGTCAACGCGGACGCCGTGTTCCACGCCGCCAGCACGATGAAGATCCCCGTCATGATCGAGGTGCTGCGCCGCTCCCAGGAAGGCGCCTTTTCGCTCGATCAGGGAATACTGCTCGTCAATCAGTTCGCGTCGCTCGCGGACGGATCCCCATTCTCGCTCATCGCGTCCGAGGACGGCGACACTGCACTCTACCGGAAGGTCGGCGGGCGCGTCACTGTCCGTGAGCTGATGCGGCGAATGATCACGCTCTCGAGCAACCTCGCGACCAATCAGCTCATCGCGCTGGTCGGTGCGGATCGCGTCACCGCGGCCGCAAGACAGCTGGGAGCGATGCACATACAGGTATTGCGCGGCGTCGAGGACCAGAAAGCGTTCGACAAGGGGATGAACAACACGACAACCTCGGCCGATCTCGCGGTGCTCCTCAGCGCCATCGAGCGAGGACAGGCGCTGTCTCCGGCGAGCTCTGCCGAGATGCGCGAGATCCTGCTCGCGCAGGAGTTCAACTCCAAGATTCCGGCAGGGCTTCCTCCGGGTACGCGAGTCGCGCACAAGACAGGAGAGATTACCGCCGTCTCGCATGATGCCGCAATCATCTATCCACCCGGACGCAAGCCGTACGTACTCGTCGTTCTTACACGTGGATTGAGGGAAAGCGCCGCTTCGGGCTCTCTCATCGCGGACATTTCCAGGATTGTCTGGGCGCACGCGACAGGGATGCGGCGATGAAGATCGCTTTCCTCGGACTCGGGGCGATGGGCGCGCCGATGGCGCGTCATCTGGCCGGTGAGCCATTCGAGCTCACTGTGTGGAACAGGACTGCCGAAAAGGCGACGGCGTTCGCCACCGCCCATCGCGCTGTGGCAGCGGCGACGCCCGCGGATGCTGTCACCGGTGCGGACGTCGTCATCACATGCCTTCCGTCGTCGCGCGAAGTGGAGCAACTGGTCGAAGGCGAATCGGGCATCGCATCCGGTCTGAAAGACGGAGCGATCTTCATTGACTGCACTTCCGGCGATCCAACCACATCGCGCGCGATCGCTGCGCGGCTCGCCGAACGCGGAATCAGATTCGTGGATGCCCCGGTCAGTGGTGGTGTGAAAGGCGCCGAGGCGGGCACGCTGACGGTAATGTGCGGAGGGACCGAAGCAGCAGTGGACAGCGCCCGTCCTGTCCTCGAAGCTTTTGGAAAGAAGATCGTGCGCTGCGGCGACGTTGGCGCCGGTGATGCCGTCAAGGCGATGAACCAGGCGCTTCTGGCGATTCACATCTGGTCGGCGGGTGAGGCGCTGGCCGCGCTCGCCAAGGTGGGGGTCAACACGCATCTGGCGCTCGACGTGATCAACGGATCGAGCGGGAGATCCAACAGCTCCGAGAATCTCTTTCCCGAGCGCGTGATGGGTCGAGCGTTTCCACGGACCTTCAAGCTCGCGCTGCTCGACAAGGACGTGTCCATCGCGGCGCGAATCGCCGAGGAGAACGGACTGCCGGCTCCGTTCATCGAGCTCGCCGCGCGATTGTTTGCCGAGGCCCACGGGATTCTCGGCGAAGAGGCCGACCACGTCGAAGCCGTGCGCGTGATCGAGGAGAGGGCGGGCGTGCTGATCTCGTAGCGCGCCCCGCGCTTCAATTACACGCGGGCCGTCTCCATATTTGTCAATCGATGCCTTCCCGTACAACAGAACCGAAGACTGTGCTCACCGCTCCCGCCGTCGAGCGGACGCTGAGGCGAATGGCCGATCAGATTGTCGAGCTGAACGACGGCACCGACAGACTCGTGATCGTCGGCATTCAGCGACGCGGCGTGCAGCTTTCCCGCCGCATCAGCGCGCTCATCGAGGAGAGCGAGGGCGAGAGGGTCCTCCAGGGCTCGCTCGACATCACGCTGTATCGGGACGATCTCCAGACCGTGGGTCCGCGTCCTGTCGTCGGCCCCACCGACATCCCCTGGGAAATCGACGGCCGGAACGTCGTGATCGTGGACGATGTGCTTTACACCGGCCGGACGGTCCGCGCGGCGCTGGATGAGCTGGCAGACTTCGGGCGACCGGCACACATCGTTCTCGCGGTTCTGATAGATCGCGGCGGACGTGAGCTTCCCATCCAGCCGGACATAGTTGGAAAGAAACTCTCCGTGGAGCCGCGTGACCGCGTGGATGTACTGGTGGAGGATCTGGATGGCAGGACCGCGGTAGTGGTCGTGCCCGCATTGGAGGATGAGACTCCGTGACCAGCGCGCTCGGCAAGGACCTGCTTGGACTCGAGTTTCTGTCGAGCGAGCAGATCCGTCTGATCCTGGACACTGCCGAGCCATTCAAGGAGATCAGCGAGCGGTCAATCAAGAAGGTGCCCGCGCTGCGGGGCTCGACCATCGTCAATCTCTTCTTCGAGAATTCGACACGGACGCGCATCTCCTTCGAGTTCGCTGAAAAGCGACTATCAGCCGACACGGTCAACGTCTCTGCCTTGGGGTCGAGCGTGCAGAAGGGGGAGACGCTCGTGGACACCGCGAGAAATCTCGAGGCGATGCGCATTGACATGGTTGTCATCCGCCACGGTGCATCCGGCGCCGCACAGTTCCTCGCCGATCGGATCGAGTCGAACGTGATCAACGCCGGCGACGGACTGCACGAGCATCCGACCCAGGGCCTGCTCGACCTGCTGACGCTTCGCGACCGCTTCGGCGAGCTCGCGGGAAAGAAAGTGTGCATCTGCGGTGACGTTCTGCACTCCCGCGTGGCGCGCTCCAACATCTGGGGCCTCAAGAAAATGGGCGCCGAAGTCGCTGTGTGCGGGCCGAGATCGCTTCTGCCGCACGGCATCGAGGAATTCGGCGTCACCGTGTTCGAGCGCATCGAAGACGCCATTCAGTGGGCTGACGCCCTCAACGTTCTCCGGCTCCAGCTCGAGCGCATGACGGCGGGGTACATTCCGTCCAGCCGCGAGTACAATCGCGTTTTCGGAGTCACACGCGAGCGCCTCGAGCGCGCGCCGCACGACATTCTCATCCTTCATCCCGGACCGATGAACCGAGGTGTGGAAATAGACTCCGACGTCGCCGACGGACCGCACAGCGTCATCCTGCATCAGGTCACCAACGGCGTCGCCATCCGCATGGCCGTGCTGTACCTGCTTGCCGGTGGACGGCCCGAGCTCGCCGAAGCGGCCAAGGGAGGAGCCCGCTGATGAGCTCTCAACGGCCCATTCTGCTCCGCGGCGGAAGAGTGCTGGATCCCTCGCGCAACATTGACGATGTCGGCGACGTGCTCGTTTCCGACGGCCGGATCGAGAGCGCGTCGGGGCGCATCGGCTCGCACGATGACGCCGAGATCATAGACTGCGATGGCTGCATCGTGTCGCCGGGATTCATTGACGTTCACTGCCATCTGCGCGAGCCGGGCAGGGAGGATGTCGAGACGATCGCGACCGGCGCGCGCGCAGCCGCGGCTGGCGGGTTCACGGCGGTCTGCGCGATGCCGAACACCGATCCGGTGACGGATAATCAGGCGGCGGTCGGATTCATCATTCGCCAGGCGCAACGCGCGGATGCGTCGCGCGTGCATGTGATCGGCGCCATCTCGGTCGGCCAGATGGGCGAGCGACTGGCCGAGTTCGGGGAAATGGTGGCGGCGGGCGCAGTCGCCGTGAGTGACGACGGAAAGCCGGTGGTGAGCGCGCAGCTCATGCGTACGGCGCTCGAGTACGCACGAAGCTTCTCGATTCCCGTGATCGATCACTGCGAGGAGCCGACGCTCGCGCTCGGCGGATCCATGAACGAGGGAATCGTCAGCGCGCGGCTCGGCCTCAAGGGCATTCCTTCGGAGGCCGAGGAGATCATGGTGATCCGCGACATTCTGCTTGCGCGCCGGTCGGGTGG encodes:
- a CDS encoding YdcF family protein, encoding MATSPTLSEKLRADPAASIYEGQHPRASVLGRVIVHAATGLVLGAACWDIIARLGAPNIFGIGTFSGLIPSAIAGAALGLTRWRRALLWLSAGLVAILVIVAYTGLIGPSRRLIRADPVPRTADAVVVLSAGVTGDGFVPQQGTDRLRKALELVRSGVATNLVVTREVTRIDGKVVTSSADQGRLIAMAGVTEVYSAGLARSTRDEALGVAALARARGWRRMVVVTSPYHSRRACATFEKVGLIVACVPADSRDIAIRTLSSPEDRVDAFAMWIYELAGTLRYRLSGWM
- a CDS encoding DUF4126 domain-containing protein gives rise to the protein MNSVTTLAQSLGVAFAAGINLPATVAVLGIADRAGWIDPLPGALHAVSSVWVIGIASVLYMMEFVVTLVPGVTSIWETVQSLIRPPAAALLAVATTYNLSPPLVVAAGLLGGGLALTTHGTKLGLRYAVDTSPEPVTNGLANVAELATISSIALFVWSHPFVTLSVAILVLILLILVVRRIMKTLRSLFRGDWKRGIPA
- a CDS encoding serine hydrolase, which encodes MLTLALLVAAGTGLMHDSASLRDSIQSRVAASLGATVAVSYLDLETGESLAVNADAVFHAASTMKIPVMIEVLRRSQEGAFSLDQGILLVNQFASLADGSPFSLIASEDGDTALYRKVGGRVTVRELMRRMITLSSNLATNQLIALVGADRVTAAARQLGAMHIQVLRGVEDQKAFDKGMNNTTTSADLAVLLSAIERGQALSPASSAEMREILLAQEFNSKIPAGLPPGTRVAHKTGEITAVSHDAAIIYPPGRKPYVLVVLTRGLRESAASGSLIADISRIVWAHATGMRR
- a CDS encoding NAD(P)-dependent oxidoreductase, translated to MKIAFLGLGAMGAPMARHLAGEPFELTVWNRTAEKATAFATAHRAVAAATPADAVTGADVVITCLPSSREVEQLVEGESGIASGLKDGAIFIDCTSGDPTTSRAIAARLAERGIRFVDAPVSGGVKGAEAGTLTVMCGGTEAAVDSARPVLEAFGKKIVRCGDVGAGDAVKAMNQALLAIHIWSAGEALAALAKVGVNTHLALDVINGSSGRSNSSENLFPERVMGRAFPRTFKLALLDKDVSIAARIAEENGLPAPFIELAARLFAEAHGILGEEADHVEAVRVIEERAGVLIS
- the pyrR gene encoding bifunctional pyr operon transcriptional regulator/uracil phosphoribosyltransferase PyrR, whose translation is MPSRTTEPKTVLTAPAVERTLRRMADQIVELNDGTDRLVIVGIQRRGVQLSRRISALIEESEGERVLQGSLDITLYRDDLQTVGPRPVVGPTDIPWEIDGRNVVIVDDVLYTGRTVRAALDELADFGRPAHIVLAVLIDRGGRELPIQPDIVGKKLSVEPRDRVDVLVEDLDGRTAVVVVPALEDETP
- a CDS encoding aspartate carbamoyltransferase catalytic subunit, which produces MTSALGKDLLGLEFLSSEQIRLILDTAEPFKEISERSIKKVPALRGSTIVNLFFENSTRTRISFEFAEKRLSADTVNVSALGSSVQKGETLVDTARNLEAMRIDMVVIRHGASGAAQFLADRIESNVINAGDGLHEHPTQGLLDLLTLRDRFGELAGKKVCICGDVLHSRVARSNIWGLKKMGAEVAVCGPRSLLPHGIEEFGVTVFERIEDAIQWADALNVLRLQLERMTAGYIPSSREYNRVFGVTRERLERAPHDILILHPGPMNRGVEIDSDVADGPHSVILHQVTNGVAIRMAVLYLLAGGRPELAEAAKGGAR
- a CDS encoding dihydroorotase encodes the protein MSSQRPILLRGGRVLDPSRNIDDVGDVLVSDGRIESASGRIGSHDDAEIIDCDGCIVSPGFIDVHCHLREPGREDVETIATGARAAAAGGFTAVCAMPNTDPVTDNQAAVGFIIRQAQRADASRVHVIGAISVGQMGERLAEFGEMVAAGAVAVSDDGKPVVSAQLMRTALEYARSFSIPVIDHCEEPTLALGGSMNEGIVSARLGLKGIPSEAEEIMVIRDILLARRSGGHVHLAHMSTHGSVELIRWGKDRGINVTAEVCPHHVSLTEERILSYDTNAKMNPPLRTAKDVEALRNAVKDGTIDMIATDHAPHHYDEKEREFADAPNGIVGLETALAVAVTNLVKRGHIDFRTLVEKMSCAPARLFGLPGGTFAHGSPADVTVFDPQLSWRVDPSEFLTKGRNTPYAGMTLEGRAICTIVGGKVVHRLASDGANARQSRASSG